A region from the Desulfitobacterium dehalogenans ATCC 51507 genome encodes:
- a CDS encoding FAD-dependent oxidoreductase: MDNCYDLIIIGGGPAGLTAGIYGGRAKLRTLIINKGTIGGMVDNTREIVNYPGYINTSGPELMGDFKKHAESFGVEFLKDEVVSADFSQDLKKVTTKKKKELYGKAVIVAVGTQPRLLNIPGEKELRGNGVAYCATCDAEFFEGEDVVVVGSGDQAIEEGMFITKFARKVTVIVLHDEGVLDCNKVSAEKAFQNEKMEFVWNSTLEAVLGDENVEGVKVKNLKTGTSSILPCQGVFFFVGMIPATEFLKNSGIEMDHRGYVPVNDLMETNLSGVYAVGDNRVKYLRQVVSAAGDGATAAVAAERYIEELEAFQKNILSSEKKVLLAFFNAADTQSLEFSSLMEELYKEYDEDYKLVKVDMATKKSLAEKYGVTNVPAVVVLYKGEKVKELECSMDKEVLAGQL, from the coding sequence ATGGATAACTGCTATGATTTGATTATAATTGGCGGAGGTCCTGCTGGACTTACAGCAGGAATCTACGGAGGAAGAGCAAAGCTTAGGACGTTGATTATCAATAAAGGGACCATCGGTGGTATGGTAGATAATACACGTGAAATCGTAAACTACCCAGGATATATTAATACCAGCGGTCCAGAGCTCATGGGCGATTTCAAGAAACATGCCGAGAGCTTTGGCGTAGAGTTTCTTAAGGATGAAGTGGTGAGCGCAGATTTTTCTCAAGATCTTAAAAAAGTCACCACCAAGAAGAAGAAAGAACTCTATGGTAAGGCAGTCATAGTTGCTGTAGGAACTCAACCCAGACTTCTTAATATTCCCGGCGAAAAGGAATTACGGGGTAATGGGGTAGCCTATTGTGCTACATGCGATGCTGAGTTCTTCGAAGGCGAAGATGTAGTCGTGGTAGGCAGCGGGGATCAAGCCATTGAAGAAGGAATGTTTATCACCAAGTTTGCTCGTAAGGTCACAGTCATTGTCCTTCATGACGAAGGGGTCTTGGACTGCAATAAGGTCAGTGCTGAAAAAGCCTTTCAAAATGAGAAAATGGAGTTTGTTTGGAACTCCACTTTAGAGGCGGTCTTAGGTGATGAAAATGTGGAAGGGGTGAAAGTCAAGAACCTAAAGACAGGTACTTCATCCATCCTTCCCTGCCAAGGCGTATTTTTCTTCGTGGGTATGATTCCGGCCACTGAATTCCTAAAAAATAGTGGGATTGAAATGGATCACCGAGGCTATGTTCCCGTCAACGACTTAATGGAGACTAATCTATCCGGAGTCTATGCCGTTGGTGATAACCGAGTGAAATATCTTAGGCAGGTTGTCTCTGCTGCGGGAGATGGTGCCACTGCCGCTGTGGCTGCAGAACGCTATATTGAAGAACTTGAGGCCTTCCAAAAGAACATCCTGAGCAGTGAGAAGAAGGTCTTACTTGCATTCTTTAATGCAGCTGACACGCAAAGCTTGGAATTTTCTTCATTAATGGAGGAGCTTTATAAAGAGTATGATGAAGACTATAAATTGGTGAAAGTTGATATGGCGACCAAAAAGAGTCTCGCTGAAAAATATGGTGTAACCAATGTCCCCGCCGTTGTGGTACTGTACAAAGGAGAAAAAGTTAAAGAATTGGAATGCAGCATGGATAAAGAAGTCTTAGCTGGACAATTATAA
- a CDS encoding metal-sensing transcriptional repressor, with amino-acid sequence MAISEKEDILIRLRTIKGHISGIEKMIEEEKECADILVQISAVTSSMNKVKNMLNRHFVDRCLDKVISEEKDLKTEVSKILDNILKFNE; translated from the coding sequence ATGGCTATAAGTGAAAAAGAGGACATCCTTATACGTTTAAGAACCATAAAGGGGCATATCAGCGGCATCGAAAAAATGATAGAGGAGGAAAAGGAGTGTGCCGATATCCTTGTACAGATTTCAGCAGTTACCAGCTCTATGAACAAAGTCAAGAACATGTTGAATAGACATTTCGTTGATCGTTGCTTAGATAAGGTAATCTCCGAAGAAAAAGATCTCAAAACCGAAGTATCAAAAATTCTGGACAATATCCTAAAGTTTAACGAATGA
- a CDS encoding DsrE/DsrF/DrsH-like family protein — MADEEKIKKVSIIISKGSLEGIYPGLIMANGARMMGIEANLFFTFFGLNTITKSKMDSIKVATVGNPAMGIPSLIGILPGMSSLATLMMKKQMEELDIPPIPEFIEMISDAGGKIYACLATVEMFKLKKEDFCDQLSSILTVGDFYNLSAGGQIIFT; from the coding sequence ATGGCCGACGAAGAAAAAATCAAAAAGGTCTCCATTATTATTTCCAAGGGTTCCTTGGAAGGAATCTACCCAGGATTAATCATGGCCAATGGAGCACGAATGATGGGAATTGAGGCTAATCTCTTCTTTACTTTTTTCGGTTTGAACACCATCACAAAGAGCAAAATGGATTCTATTAAAGTGGCTACCGTGGGCAATCCCGCCATGGGCATCCCCTCCCTGATCGGAATCCTACCCGGAATGTCCTCCCTTGCCACCTTGATGATGAAGAAACAAATGGAGGAATTGGATATTCCACCGATTCCGGAGTTTATAGAAATGATTTCTGATGCCGGCGGAAAAATCTATGCCTGTTTAGCCACTGTGGAAATGTTTAAGTTAAAGAAAGAAGACTTTTGCGATCAACTGAGCAGTATTCTTACAGTGGGTGATTTTTATAATCTTTCTGCCGGTGGACAGATAATATTTACTTGA
- a CDS encoding TusE/DsrC/DsvC family sulfur relay protein: MQKVIAGYTVDVTQEGYLVNQSQWNRDIASEIAKELGIEGLTSGHWKVIEFLQKDFAETGKIPTIRRVNKVGNIGTQELYALFPEGPLLKATKIGGLSKPVSCV; the protein is encoded by the coding sequence ATGCAAAAAGTTATTGCAGGTTATACCGTCGATGTAACCCAAGAAGGCTACTTGGTAAACCAATCCCAATGGAACAGGGACATTGCCTCGGAAATCGCCAAAGAACTGGGGATTGAAGGTCTCACCTCTGGACATTGGAAGGTCATTGAATTCCTACAGAAGGACTTTGCTGAGACAGGAAAAATTCCAACCATCCGTAGAGTGAACAAAGTGGGCAATATTGGAACTCAAGAACTCTATGCACTTTTCCCCGAAGGTCCTCTTCTTAAAGCGACAAAAATTGGTGGCTTAAGCAAACCTGTGAGTTGTGTTTAG
- a CDS encoding TrpB-like pyridoxal phosphate-dependent enzyme encodes MTKVPYKIYLSEEEMPKNWYNLKAVMKELPPPMLHPGTLKPCTAEDLRPVFCDELIEQELNTKDLTIEIPEGIRDFYKMYRPSPLVRAYCLEKLLDTPAEIYYKFEGTNTSGSHKLNSAAAQVYYAKKQGLTSLTTETGAGQWGTALSMACAYYQIDLTVYMVKISSEQKPYRKAVIETYGGKVIPSPSDTTEIGKKILAENPGTGGSLGCAISEAIEMAVRSENCRYVLGSVLDHVVLHQTVIGEETKIACEKYGIQPDIIIGCVGGGSNYAGLIAPFLGDKLQGKNNINFIGVEPASCPSLTRGKYAYDFGDTGKTTPLLKMYTLGSGFIPSPNHAGGLRYHGMSSIVSKLYHDGLMEARAVEQSKIFDAATLFARSEGILPAPESSHALRAAMDEALKCKETGEKKTILFGLSGTGYFDLAAYMSYNAGTMTDFIPTDEDLEKSFATLPKVE; translated from the coding sequence ATGACGAAAGTACCTTACAAAATCTATCTTTCTGAGGAGGAAATGCCGAAAAACTGGTACAACCTGAAGGCTGTGATGAAAGAGCTTCCCCCTCCTATGCTTCACCCAGGGACCCTGAAACCCTGCACTGCCGAAGACCTGCGACCTGTATTTTGTGACGAGTTAATTGAGCAGGAATTAAACACTAAAGACCTCACTATTGAGATCCCTGAAGGTATTCGGGACTTCTACAAGATGTACCGACCCTCTCCTCTGGTCCGAGCCTATTGCCTGGAGAAGTTGCTGGATACTCCCGCAGAGATCTACTATAAATTTGAGGGAACCAATACCTCCGGCTCCCACAAGCTCAACTCCGCTGCCGCTCAAGTCTACTATGCTAAAAAACAGGGCTTAACCTCCCTCACCACAGAGACCGGCGCCGGGCAATGGGGTACGGCTCTATCCATGGCCTGTGCCTATTACCAAATTGATCTCACCGTCTATATGGTGAAGATCTCCTCTGAGCAGAAGCCTTATCGAAAGGCTGTGATTGAGACCTATGGCGGCAAGGTCATCCCCTCTCCTTCTGACACCACAGAAATCGGCAAAAAGATCCTCGCCGAAAATCCCGGTACCGGCGGCTCCCTAGGATGTGCTATCTCCGAAGCCATTGAAATGGCTGTAAGGTCTGAGAATTGCCGCTATGTCTTGGGTAGTGTCCTTGACCATGTGGTTCTCCACCAGACAGTGATTGGTGAAGAGACAAAGATTGCCTGCGAGAAGTACGGTATCCAGCCTGATATCATCATCGGTTGTGTAGGGGGCGGTTCAAACTACGCGGGTCTGATTGCCCCCTTCCTCGGGGATAAACTCCAAGGAAAAAACAATATTAACTTTATCGGCGTAGAACCTGCCTCTTGTCCATCTTTGACCCGTGGCAAATATGCCTATGATTTTGGCGACACAGGAAAAACTACCCCACTGCTGAAAATGTACACCCTAGGTTCAGGATTTATCCCTTCTCCCAACCATGCCGGTGGTCTTCGCTACCACGGCATGAGCAGCATCGTATCTAAGCTCTATCATGATGGTCTTATGGAAGCTCGGGCTGTTGAGCAGTCTAAGATCTTCGATGCCGCTACTCTCTTTGCCCGCAGTGAAGGAATTCTCCCCGCTCCTGAATCTTCCCACGCACTGCGAGCCGCTATGGATGAAGCCCTCAAATGTAAGGAAACCGGCGAGAAGAAAACCATCCTCTTTGGACTCTCAGGTACCGGATACTTCGATCTGGCTGCATATATGAGCTATAACGCAGGCACTATGACCGACTTTATTCCTACGGATGAAGATCTGGAAAAGAGTTTCGCTACCTTGCCTAAAGTTGAGTAG
- a CDS encoding LysR family transcriptional regulator, producing MRIDHLKYITIVAETGSISHAAERLYITQQGLSQAIRQLEKELGVPLLNRTGNKIYLTQTGKRIVEKAKELLVTYDELIDIAKTAGDNPFLKSSKRITLLTTPFLSGTLLPDIICRFTQKHPNANLVINEKLPQEIIEEIREDRNAIGLFSGLSDRLNHKDFSNANLTFQPFFECEQLICVTKSSPLANRKSVNPSELAKYPLALYDVGQNASQLCELLKPFGEVKVMLRTGNSKLYRETIASGLAIGFSNSFAEYFEKRNSVVTIPIENTPKFILGWVYCEDTPRNEMQREFIDQLIQYVNRIRISA from the coding sequence ATGAGAATTGATCATCTAAAGTATATTACCATCGTCGCTGAAACCGGTTCCATTAGTCATGCTGCCGAACGCTTGTACATTACTCAACAGGGCTTAAGTCAAGCTATCCGACAATTGGAAAAGGAACTGGGGGTTCCTTTACTTAATCGAACTGGCAATAAAATTTATCTTACTCAAACCGGAAAAAGGATTGTCGAGAAGGCAAAAGAACTTCTTGTTACCTATGACGAACTCATTGATATTGCCAAAACAGCTGGGGATAATCCTTTTCTAAAAAGCTCAAAACGAATCACTTTACTTACAACGCCTTTTTTATCCGGCACCTTGTTACCAGATATTATATGTCGATTCACCCAAAAACACCCTAATGCTAATCTTGTCATTAATGAAAAGCTTCCTCAGGAAATTATTGAAGAGATTCGTGAGGACCGAAATGCCATTGGGTTGTTCAGCGGTTTAAGCGACCGACTAAATCACAAGGATTTTTCCAATGCTAATTTGACATTTCAGCCTTTCTTTGAATGCGAGCAATTAATCTGTGTTACAAAGTCTTCACCATTAGCCAATCGAAAATCTGTAAACCCTTCAGAACTAGCTAAATATCCCCTTGCTTTATATGATGTGGGACAAAATGCATCCCAGCTTTGTGAATTACTCAAACCTTTCGGAGAGGTTAAGGTCATGTTAAGGACCGGCAACTCGAAACTTTATCGAGAAACTATTGCCAGCGGCTTAGCCATTGGTTTCTCCAACAGTTTTGCGGAATACTTCGAAAAAAGAAATTCTGTGGTCACCATACCCATCGAGAATACCCCAAAGTTTATTCTCGGCTGGGTTTACTGCGAGGACACCCCACGGAACGAAATGCAAAGGGAATTTATCGACCAGCTTATCCAATACGTAAATCGTATCAGGATCAGTGCGTGA
- the sqr gene encoding type III sulfide quinone reductase, selenoprotein subtype, producing MKRVLILGAGTAGTMMANHLQRKLDKKNWAITIVDQYEKHYYQPGFLFIPFDLYSEKDVIKRTRDFIPKGVEYIKSPIELIEAEKNQVLLSNGWVLPYDLLVIATGCEIVPEEVDGVMDGWRKDIFDFYTFEGAQALRDKLKDWPGGRLVVHISEMPIKCPVAPLEFAFLSDWFFAEKRKIRDKVELLYVTPLDSAFTKPKCADVLGHLFPQKKIQLINNFSIPHVDAKNKKLISVDGKEVNYDLLVTVPVNMGSSLIDRSGLGDELNFVPTHMHTLQTKKYENIFVIGDASDLPASKAGSVAHFQAEILTENILSYIANKPLTAHFDGHANCFIESGYDKAFLIDFNYELEPVEGTFPLPGIGPFSLLKETKINHLGKLAFKAIYWNMLLRGIPIPTVPAEMKTSGKRLDDLYQP from the coding sequence ATGAAAAGAGTACTCATTCTAGGGGCTGGTACAGCCGGTACAATGATGGCCAATCACCTTCAACGAAAGTTGGATAAAAAGAATTGGGCTATCACTATAGTGGACCAATATGAAAAACACTATTATCAGCCAGGCTTTCTTTTTATCCCCTTTGATCTTTATTCAGAAAAGGATGTGATAAAAAGAACGAGAGACTTTATTCCCAAGGGCGTGGAATATATCAAATCTCCAATCGAATTAATCGAGGCAGAAAAAAATCAGGTATTGCTATCTAATGGCTGGGTCCTTCCCTATGACTTACTGGTTATCGCCACAGGTTGTGAAATAGTCCCCGAAGAAGTGGACGGTGTCATGGATGGCTGGCGAAAAGACATCTTTGATTTCTATACCTTTGAAGGTGCACAGGCACTTAGGGATAAGTTAAAAGATTGGCCTGGGGGAAGATTGGTTGTTCACATTAGTGAAATGCCGATTAAATGCCCTGTTGCACCTTTGGAGTTTGCTTTTCTCTCGGACTGGTTCTTTGCGGAAAAGCGTAAAATTCGTGACAAAGTAGAACTCCTCTATGTTACTCCTCTAGATAGTGCCTTTACAAAGCCAAAATGTGCAGACGTCCTTGGACATTTATTTCCCCAGAAAAAGATTCAATTGATTAATAACTTCAGCATTCCTCATGTGGATGCCAAAAACAAGAAACTCATTTCAGTGGATGGTAAGGAAGTGAATTATGATCTTCTCGTTACCGTACCTGTAAATATGGGTAGTTCTTTGATTGACCGCTCCGGCCTAGGTGATGAATTGAATTTTGTTCCCACCCATATGCATACCCTGCAAACTAAGAAGTACGAAAACATCTTTGTCATTGGGGATGCTTCCGATCTTCCTGCTTCTAAGGCCGGCTCTGTCGCTCATTTCCAAGCGGAGATCTTAACTGAGAATATCTTGAGCTATATTGCTAACAAACCCTTAACCGCCCATTTTGATGGTCATGCTAACTGCTTCATCGAGTCAGGCTACGACAAAGCCTTCTTAATCGATTTCAATTATGAACTTGAACCCGTTGAAGGTACCTTCCCTCTACCTGGAATTGGGCCCTTCTCCCTTCTCAAAGAGACGAAAATCAATCACCTGGGAAAACTGGCTTTTAAAGCAATTTATTGGAACATGCTTTTAAGAGGTATCCCCATCCCCACAGTTCCCGCCGAAATGAAAACCAGCGGGAAAAGGCTGGATGATCTCTATCAACCCTAA
- a CDS encoding S26 family signal peptidase, with translation MIYRNSFLKKELRQAYTENKISTNRKISFALFLGLISFALYFAFQTLQESVLSDAVPEIMQPSYFSTLYIYIHLAYFLSAGYYIIYYDTLFFSEIRKNSWYLMIHMGYTPAGMFFSKLLALGYTSLFVYTLGFVAILLFTSLLKFPLIIAYLPSLFLVGLIDLVLLTILSMVFSLYVRTIINARYGIGISAFLILLLKIVLGHYDVISNRVAMQNIFNLFDMSLSLYLPFWVIVVIICGLVCLFRADSLARYYNLSEDLSLLPPDASVILMDSKTGKKELIAVGGKQVMERKLIHKVVTVLVTAFIGVALAINVFIIVINASTTGQEVSIRGVIPFIFQSNTMEPEIMVNDLTYFQKLDPQYPLKIGQIILFKENNVFYIERVVAIQGNNLVVDIDNYPPMSQVGAMKKTVPRENIHGVYSGGNRWLGALILFANTIMGRILFLLIPAILLFYHEQIVKLLKG, from the coding sequence ATGATTTACCGGAATAGCTTTTTAAAGAAGGAGCTTCGTCAAGCTTATACAGAAAATAAGATCAGCACCAACCGGAAAATTTCTTTTGCGCTTTTTCTGGGGCTGATTTCTTTCGCCCTTTATTTTGCCTTTCAGACCTTACAGGAAAGCGTCCTCTCAGATGCAGTCCCTGAGATCATGCAGCCCAGCTACTTTTCCACCCTATATATCTATATTCATCTTGCCTATTTTTTGTCTGCTGGGTATTACATCATCTACTATGATACCCTTTTCTTTTCAGAAATCAGAAAGAATTCATGGTATTTGATGATCCATATGGGCTATACCCCGGCAGGGATGTTTTTTTCTAAGCTTTTGGCTTTGGGGTATACCTCCTTGTTTGTCTACACTTTGGGATTTGTAGCCATACTATTGTTTACAAGTCTCTTGAAGTTTCCCCTCATTATTGCCTATCTCCCATCACTTTTCCTGGTAGGGTTAATAGACTTAGTGCTGCTCACTATACTATCCATGGTTTTTTCCCTCTATGTCAGAACCATCATCAATGCTCGGTACGGGATTGGGATATCGGCTTTTCTTATTCTCCTGCTGAAAATAGTCCTGGGACACTATGATGTCATAAGCAATAGGGTAGCTATGCAGAATATCTTCAATCTCTTTGACATGAGTCTTTCTCTCTATCTTCCTTTTTGGGTCATTGTCGTCATCATCTGTGGGCTGGTTTGCCTTTTTCGAGCAGATAGTCTTGCTCGATATTATAATTTGTCTGAGGACTTGAGTCTTCTGCCACCGGATGCTTCGGTGATCCTCATGGACTCTAAGACAGGGAAGAAAGAGCTTATTGCCGTCGGTGGGAAGCAGGTCATGGAGCGCAAGCTCATCCATAAAGTGGTCACGGTATTGGTGACTGCTTTTATTGGCGTTGCCCTAGCTATTAACGTGTTCATTATTGTTATCAATGCCTCTACTACAGGTCAGGAAGTAAGTATCCGAGGGGTTATCCCCTTTATTTTCCAGTCCAACACTATGGAGCCGGAGATTATGGTAAATGATTTAACTTATTTTCAAAAGCTCGATCCTCAATACCCTTTGAAGATAGGACAGATCATCTTGTTTAAAGAAAATAATGTATTTTATATAGAAAGGGTTGTAGCAATCCAGGGAAATAACCTTGTGGTGGATATCGATAATTACCCACCCATGTCTCAGGTCGGAGCTATGAAAAAGACCGTGCCACGGGAGAATATCCATGGCGTCTATAGCGGAGGGAATCGCTGGCTGGGAGCGTTGATTCTTTTTGCCAACACGATTATGGGGAGGATACTATTCTTATTAATACCGGCAATCTTGCTGTTCTACCATGAGCAGATTGTTAAACTATTAAAAGGATAG
- a CDS encoding thioredoxin family protein — protein MSLIQLDGCGLEELIYDIGEGCLIFFYKNDCSACKEMIPMLEELQPKYKGQFGFYYVNIDENKEVVNCFKLDQIPEVLFFKDGEYQGKLCGEFNQGQVVEKIQDNLMWV, from the coding sequence ATGTCGTTAATTCAGTTGGATGGTTGTGGTTTAGAGGAGTTAATTTATGACATTGGGGAAGGGTGCTTAATCTTTTTTTACAAGAACGACTGCTCTGCTTGTAAGGAAATGATTCCTATGTTGGAAGAATTGCAGCCTAAGTACAAGGGCCAATTTGGTTTCTATTATGTGAACATCGATGAGAACAAAGAAGTCGTTAACTGCTTTAAATTAGACCAAATTCCTGAGGTGCTTTTTTTCAAAGATGGAGAATACCAAGGTAAGCTCTGTGGCGAATTTAATCAAGGCCAAGTCGTAGAAAAGATTCAAGATAATCTCATGTGGGTCTGA
- a CDS encoding thioredoxin family protein, whose product MSLTRLDSKSFEEKIYDNGEKCLVIFSRKTCHVCKEVVPVLEELAPNYEGEFGFYYVDVEDNKDLYQSFSLKGVPQILFFNDGEYFGKFAGEVEEEQIQEKISEILG is encoded by the coding sequence ATGTCATTAACAAGGTTGGATTCTAAAAGTTTTGAAGAAAAAATTTATGATAATGGGGAAAAATGCCTGGTAATTTTCTCCAGAAAGACTTGCCATGTTTGTAAAGAAGTTGTCCCTGTTCTCGAAGAATTAGCTCCAAACTATGAGGGTGAATTCGGATTTTATTATGTTGATGTAGAGGATAATAAGGATTTGTATCAATCTTTTTCCCTTAAAGGTGTTCCTCAAATTCTTTTTTTTAATGATGGGGAGTACTTTGGAAAGTTTGCCGGGGAAGTGGAAGAAGAGCAAATTCAAGAAAAGATTTCTGAAATCCTGGGATAA
- a CDS encoding FAD-dependent oxidoreductase — translation MSNSYDLIIIGGGPAGLAAGIYGGRAKLRTLIINKGTVGGMVDTTREIVNYPGYIHTSGPDLMSDFKKHAESFGVEFLKDEVVSTDFSQDLKKVTTKKKKEFYGKAVVIATGTQPRLLNIPGEKELRGSGVAYCATCDAEFFQDEDVVVVGSGDQAIEEGMFITKFARKVTVIVLHDEGVLDCNKVSAEKAFQNEKMEFVWNSTLEAVLGEDNVEGVKVKNLKTGGSSVLPCQGVFFFVGMIPATEFLKESGIKMDRRCYIPVNDLMETNLPGVYAVGDNRVKYLRQVVSAAGDGATAAVAAERYIEELEAFQKNILHSEKKVLLAFFNAANTASLEFTALMEELIQEYGDSYKLVKVDMATKKNLAEKYGVANAPAVVVLDKGEKVKELECSIDKEVLAEQLGKE, via the coding sequence ATGAGTAACTCATACGACTTAATTATCATTGGAGGAGGTCCGGCTGGGCTTGCAGCAGGAATTTATGGAGGAAGAGCGAAACTTAGGACCTTGATCATTAATAAGGGAACCGTTGGCGGAATGGTGGATACCACTCGTGAAATTGTGAATTATCCTGGTTATATCCATACCAGTGGTCCAGATCTTATGAGTGATTTCAAAAAACATGCCGAAAGTTTTGGGGTGGAGTTTTTAAAAGATGAAGTGGTGAGCACTGATTTTTCCCAGGATCTTAAAAAAGTAACTACGAAAAAGAAGAAAGAATTTTATGGAAAGGCAGTAGTCATCGCTACAGGAACTCAACCAAGGCTTCTCAATATTCCCGGTGAAAAAGAATTGAGGGGCAGCGGTGTCGCTTATTGTGCTACCTGTGATGCGGAATTCTTCCAGGACGAAGACGTGGTTGTAGTAGGCAGCGGTGACCAGGCCATTGAAGAAGGCATGTTCATTACCAAATTTGCTCGTAAGGTTACGGTCATTGTCCTTCATGATGAAGGAGTTTTGGATTGCAATAAAGTCAGTGCTGAAAAAGCGTTCCAAAATGAAAAGATGGAATTTGTCTGGAATTCCACTTTGGAAGCCGTCTTAGGTGAGGACAATGTGGAAGGGGTCAAGGTTAAAAATCTAAAGACGGGGGGCTCTTCAGTACTTCCATGTCAAGGGGTGTTCTTCTTTGTAGGTATGATCCCTGCTACTGAATTCCTCAAAGAGAGTGGAATTAAGATGGATCGCCGATGTTATATTCCCGTTAACGACTTAATGGAGACGAACCTCCCCGGCGTCTATGCAGTGGGAGACAATCGAGTTAAATACCTCAGGCAGGTGGTCTCAGCGGCAGGTGATGGTGCTACAGCTGCTGTGGCTGCTGAGCGATATATCGAAGAACTGGAGGCATTCCAAAAGAACATCCTCCATAGCGAGAAAAAAGTCTTGTTGGCTTTTTTCAATGCTGCCAATACAGCGAGCTTGGAGTTCACTGCCCTGATGGAAGAGCTGATTCAGGAATATGGTGATTCGTACAAATTGGTCAAAGTGGATATGGCAACAAAGAAAAATCTTGCTGAAAAATACGGTGTAGCGAATGCTCCTGCCGTTGTGGTACTGGACAAAGGCGAAAAGGTCAAGGAACTGGAGTGCAGCATAGATAAAGAAGTGTTAGCGGAACAATTAGGTAAAGAATAA
- a CDS encoding PrsW family glutamic-type intramembrane protease translates to MGEAIFVGTIIPLFFLAIILKGENRLLILFFIWGLIAFAVSLTLNNALVCHFQINTHQLSITWAPIIEEFVKALPLGYFLFKSEKKIPIVYFGIAAGIGFSIQENYVYLLEHMHVDGSPVPFIVTRSVTTCLIHGTTTGIVGFGLSIARQLNGIIWPLLFGLYTLAVTIHALYNLYIYSSYQSIGLFMPLFLYLIGFAVLNIKENKGH, encoded by the coding sequence ATGGGTGAGGCTATTTTTGTAGGAACCATTATTCCTCTTTTTTTTCTGGCAATTATTTTAAAAGGGGAAAATAGATTGCTGATACTCTTTTTCATCTGGGGCCTCATCGCTTTTGCGGTTTCACTGACGTTAAATAATGCTTTGGTTTGCCATTTTCAGATTAATACTCACCAACTTTCCATCACTTGGGCTCCGATTATTGAAGAATTTGTAAAAGCATTGCCACTTGGGTATTTTCTATTCAAATCGGAAAAGAAAATACCCATTGTTTATTTTGGGATAGCGGCAGGGATCGGGTTTTCCATCCAAGAAAATTATGTATATCTTTTAGAGCACATGCATGTAGATGGATCGCCGGTTCCCTTTATTGTCACTCGCAGTGTCACAACCTGTCTTATCCATGGAACGACTACAGGCATTGTTGGCTTTGGGCTTAGTATAGCGAGGCAATTAAACGGAATAATCTGGCCGTTGCTGTTTGGTCTCTATACTTTAGCGGTGACGATTCATGCCTTATATAATCTGTATATCTACTCAAGTTATCAATCCATTGGTTTGTTTATGCCGCTTTTTCTTTATTTGATAGGGTTTGCAGTGCTCAATATAAAGGAAAACAAGGGGCATTGA